A genome region from Chengkuizengella sp. SCS-71B includes the following:
- the abc-f gene encoding ribosomal protection-like ABC-F family protein produces MSLLTVEDLSHTFGDRVLFKNVSFRLLPGEHVGLVGANGVGKSTLMNILTGQVLKDTGKVEWTPKVNYGYLDQHTKLTPGKTMREVLKDAFLPLLEEERKLNEITGEMAEASPERLEQLLEEMGEIQDRLENSGFYLLDNKVEEMANGLGLAAIGLDRDVSELSGGQRTKVLLAKLLLEQPTVLLLDEPTNYLDTEHIDWLTNYLREYPSAFMLISHDTEFMNKVVGVIYHLEFTKLTRYTANYEKFLQMADLNKNQHIDAYEKQQEFIKKQEDFIQRNKARYSTSGRAKSRQKQLNRLERIDRPEVAMKPTFVFKEGRASGKIVFEAEGMQIGYDRPLLPEMNMLIERKDKIAIVGCNGVGKSTLLKTMLGLIKPYGGKTHQGDFLIPAYFEQEAKAGHLTPIDDVWNEFPNMNQNEVRGVLARCGLKNEHISRPLNKLSGGEQAKVRLCKLLMRESNWIAFDEPTNHLDVVAKEELKRALKEYQGTIVLVCHEPEFYEDWVTKVWNVEEWAQNSSLKI; encoded by the coding sequence GTGAGTCTTTTAACTGTAGAAGATTTAAGTCATACGTTTGGAGATCGGGTTTTATTTAAAAATGTGTCATTTAGATTACTGCCAGGTGAACATGTTGGGCTTGTAGGAGCAAATGGAGTCGGAAAATCTACATTGATGAACATATTAACAGGACAAGTTTTAAAAGATACAGGTAAAGTAGAGTGGACACCTAAGGTGAATTATGGATACTTAGATCAGCATACAAAATTAACACCTGGGAAAACAATGAGAGAAGTGCTTAAAGATGCTTTTTTACCTTTATTGGAAGAAGAAAGAAAGTTGAATGAAATCACAGGGGAGATGGCTGAGGCTTCACCAGAAAGATTGGAGCAGCTATTAGAAGAAATGGGTGAGATTCAGGATCGTTTAGAAAACAGTGGATTTTATTTATTGGATAATAAAGTTGAAGAAATGGCAAATGGTTTAGGATTAGCCGCCATTGGATTGGATCGTGATGTTTCTGAATTAAGTGGTGGACAGAGGACAAAAGTCTTGTTGGCAAAGTTACTGTTAGAGCAACCCACTGTACTATTATTAGATGAACCTACAAACTATTTGGATACAGAACACATAGATTGGTTAACGAATTATTTACGTGAATATCCATCAGCATTTATGCTCATTTCTCATGATACGGAGTTTATGAATAAAGTAGTGGGCGTGATCTATCATTTGGAATTTACAAAACTAACAAGATATACTGCTAATTATGAAAAGTTTTTACAAATGGCTGATTTAAATAAAAACCAACATATTGATGCTTATGAAAAACAGCAGGAATTCATTAAAAAACAAGAGGATTTTATTCAACGAAATAAAGCAAGGTACTCTACATCTGGAAGAGCAAAAAGTAGACAAAAACAATTGAATCGACTTGAAAGAATAGATCGTCCTGAAGTTGCAATGAAGCCCACTTTTGTGTTTAAAGAAGGACGGGCAAGTGGGAAAATTGTTTTTGAAGCTGAAGGAATGCAAATTGGGTATGATAGACCATTACTACCTGAAATGAACATGCTGATAGAACGTAAGGATAAGATTGCCATTGTTGGCTGTAACGGTGTAGGAAAATCCACTCTTTTAAAAACAATGTTAGGACTTATTAAACCTTATGGCGGGAAAACTCATCAAGGAGATTTTCTTATCCCTGCTTATTTTGAACAAGAAGCAAAAGCAGGTCATCTAACTCCTATTGATGATGTTTGGAATGAGTTTCCTAATATGAACCAGAATGAAGTACGGGGTGTATTGGCTCGTTGCGGTTTGAAGAATGAGCATATTTCCAGACCGTTAAATAAATTAAGTGGTGGAGAACAAGCTAAAGTACGTTTATGTAAATTATTAATGAGAGAAAGCAATTGGATTGCTTTTGATGAGCCAACGAACCATCTGGATGTCGTTGCTAAGGAAGAATTGAAACGTGCTTTAAAGGAATATCAAGGAACGATCGTGCTTGTTTGTCATGAACCTGAATTTTATGAAGATTGGGTTACGAAGGTTTGGAATGTGGAGGAATGGGCGCAAAATTCTTCTCTTAAAATATAA
- a CDS encoding DUF896 domain-containing protein, translated as MNNDQINRINELARKKKTVGLNAQEVEEQKKLRQEYLKSFRKNFRAQLDNIEIVDE; from the coding sequence ATGAACAACGATCAAATCAACAGAATTAATGAGTTAGCTAGAAAGAAGAAAACAGTTGGCTTGAATGCACAAGAGGTTGAAGAACAGAAAAAGTTACGTCAGGAATATTTAAAATCCTTTAGGAAAAACTTTAGAGCACAATTAGATAATATAGAAATTGTTGATGAATAA
- a CDS encoding HAD family hydrolase — protein MSIKAIIFDLDDTLLWDERCVKEAFEVTCQSVEQHYRIDPVKLEEAVRQEARALYETFETFEFSKNIGINPFEALWGNFNDENEHFSLLKKIAPEYRKEAWTRGLKVMGIDDLQLGQTLSELFPSERRSRSYVYDETYPTIDKLKEKYKLMLLTNGSPDIQNEKLAAMPKLMPYMDQVMISGSFGQGKPSPAIFEHAMKLLGIEPHEGIMVGDNLNTDIKGALSVGMRCVWINRNNIKSSGEIKPDFEIKELNELHGIIQSINTKVSS, from the coding sequence ATGAGTATTAAAGCCATTATTTTTGATCTAGATGATACCTTGCTTTGGGATGAACGTTGTGTAAAAGAAGCTTTTGAGGTTACTTGTCAATCAGTGGAACAACATTACCGTATAGACCCTGTGAAATTAGAGGAGGCTGTTCGTCAAGAAGCTAGGGCCTTGTATGAAACGTTTGAAACGTTTGAATTCAGTAAGAATATTGGTATCAATCCTTTTGAAGCTTTATGGGGAAATTTTAACGATGAAAATGAACATTTCAGTCTATTAAAAAAAATAGCACCTGAGTATCGTAAAGAAGCTTGGACAAGAGGATTAAAAGTGATGGGAATTGATGACCTTCAATTAGGTCAAACACTAAGTGAATTATTCCCAAGTGAAAGAAGATCAAGATCTTATGTATATGATGAGACATATCCTACAATAGATAAATTAAAGGAAAAATATAAGCTGATGTTATTAACGAACGGATCTCCAGATATTCAAAATGAAAAATTAGCTGCTATGCCAAAATTAATGCCATATATGGATCAAGTGATGATATCTGGTAGTTTTGGTCAAGGAAAACCATCACCTGCTATATTTGAACATGCAATGAAGCTTTTGGGAATTGAACCACATGAAGGGATCATGGTAGGAGATAACCTTAACACTGACATTAAAGGTGCTCTTAGCGTAGGGATGAGATGTGTATGGATTAATCGTAATAACATAAAATCTTCAGGTGAAATTAAACCTGACTTTGAAATTAAAGAATTAAATGAATTGCATGGCATTATCCAATCCATTAATACTAAAGTATCCTCTTAA
- the pyrH gene encoding UMP kinase, with product MNLYKRVLVKLSGGALADQNGNNFGPDRLEHIVNEILAISENGIEVCIVVGGGNIFRGNLASAWGIDKVEADNIGTLGTIINSLMLRGVLKSKTKKEVRVMTSIPITAVAEPFIRLKAIQHLKKGYIVIFGGGNGQPFVTTDYPSVQRAVETNCDAILVAKQGVDGVFTCDPNLNKEARMYRNLNYNDIITNNIKVMDQSALLLARDHKLPVHVFNFDKHEAMKKICEGQHIGTSINEDVTKF from the coding sequence ATGAATTTGTATAAACGAGTATTAGTAAAATTAAGCGGTGGAGCACTTGCAGATCAGAATGGAAATAATTTTGGACCAGATCGTTTAGAACATATAGTTAATGAAATACTAGCTATTTCAGAAAATGGAATTGAAGTATGTATCGTTGTTGGTGGTGGGAACATATTCAGAGGAAATTTGGCTTCTGCATGGGGAATAGATAAAGTAGAAGCAGACAATATTGGTACGCTAGGAACAATAATCAATAGTTTAATGTTAAGAGGTGTATTAAAGAGCAAAACTAAAAAAGAAGTCCGTGTTATGACCTCTATTCCAATTACAGCTGTAGCAGAGCCTTTTATTCGTTTAAAAGCGATTCAACATCTCAAAAAAGGGTATATAGTTATTTTTGGAGGAGGAAATGGACAACCTTTTGTCACTACTGATTATCCAAGTGTGCAACGTGCAGTTGAAACGAATTGTGATGCCATATTAGTTGCTAAGCAAGGCGTAGATGGGGTTTTTACTTGCGACCCGAATCTTAACAAAGAGGCACGAATGTACAGAAACTTAAACTACAACGATATAATTACAAATAATATAAAAGTTATGGATCAATCTGCTTTATTATTAGCAAGAGATCATAAGCTCCCAGTTCATGTATTTAATTTTGATAAACATGAAGCAATGAAAAAAATATGTGAAGGACAGCATATAGGAACTTCAATCAATGAAGACGTTACTAAATTTTAA
- a CDS encoding aldo/keto reductase: protein MEHRILGKSGLAVSKLCLGTMTFGNTTSEKDSIDMIHRFLDRGGNFLDTADVYVQGKSEEIVGKAIKDRRSEVVLATKVRFQTGKDLNSAGLSRKHVMDGVEASLKRLNTDYIDLYQVHVWDEFTPVEETLRALDDIVSSGKVRYIGCSNFLAWQLMKSLCYSDFNKFVRYISIQPQYSLVSREMDREVLPLCIEENVGVMPWAAIGSGFLSGKYSKGVQPTEGRLHKAMGESSWENRNTEKNWEILNTVMEIGEQRGVTPSQVALNWLLDKKGITSPILGANTLDQFEENMGTLEWNLTTEEWNKLDEVSALPDEYPNRFINKFKRTLNV, encoded by the coding sequence ATGGAACATCGTATACTCGGGAAAAGTGGTTTAGCTGTTTCCAAATTATGTTTAGGTACAATGACTTTCGGGAATACAACGAGTGAAAAAGATTCGATTGATATGATACACCGTTTTTTAGATAGAGGGGGGAATTTTTTAGATACTGCAGATGTATATGTACAAGGAAAATCTGAAGAAATTGTTGGTAAAGCCATTAAAGATCGACGTTCTGAAGTGGTGTTGGCAACTAAAGTAAGATTCCAGACAGGCAAAGATTTGAATAGTGCAGGATTATCTCGAAAACACGTTATGGATGGTGTTGAAGCTAGTTTAAAACGATTAAATACAGATTATATCGATCTATACCAAGTACATGTATGGGATGAGTTCACACCTGTAGAAGAAACGTTAAGGGCTTTAGATGACATAGTAAGTTCTGGTAAAGTAAGGTACATAGGATGTTCCAATTTTTTAGCGTGGCAATTAATGAAATCCTTATGTTATAGTGATTTTAATAAATTTGTTAGATATATATCCATTCAGCCTCAATATAGTCTTGTAAGCAGAGAAATGGATCGAGAAGTTTTACCTTTGTGTATTGAAGAAAATGTTGGTGTAATGCCTTGGGCTGCAATTGGAAGTGGTTTTTTATCAGGAAAATATTCTAAAGGTGTACAACCTACTGAGGGAAGACTTCATAAAGCAATGGGCGAATCTTCTTGGGAAAATCGAAATACTGAAAAAAATTGGGAGATACTCAATACTGTAATGGAAATTGGTGAGCAGAGGGGAGTAACTCCTTCACAAGTAGCTTTAAATTGGCTGCTTGATAAAAAGGGCATCACTTCACCCATTTTGGGTGCAAATACATTAGATCAATTTGAAGAAAATATGGGAACGTTAGAGTGGAATTTAACCACAGAGGAATGGAATAAACTTGATGAGGTCAGTGCTCTTCCTGATGAATATCCAAACCGATTTATAAACAAGTTTAAACGAACACTTAACGTTTAA
- the tlp gene encoding small acid-soluble spore protein Tlp, with protein sequence MKAKPDNRDDNVEKLQEAVQNTIGNLRESEDYLEEFGDEIGNNEQQAIESKNERRKQSIQGLREEIKDEAHAEQQRNS encoded by the coding sequence ATGAAAGCTAAACCTGACAATAGAGATGATAACGTAGAAAAGTTACAGGAAGCAGTGCAGAACACGATTGGAAACCTTAGAGAATCTGAAGATTATTTAGAAGAATTCGGTGATGAGATTGGTAACAACGAACAACAAGCCATAGAATCAAAAAATGAACGTAGAAAACAGAGCATTCAGGGGCTTCGTGAAGAAATAAAAGATGAAGCTCATGCAGAACAGCAAAGAAATTCATAA
- a CDS encoding ABC-F family ATP-binding cassette domain-containing protein yields the protein MISANNISLRYGKRALFEDVNIKFTPGNCYGLIGANGAGKSTFLKILSGELEANKGTINITPGERLAVLKQNHYEYDEYEVLKTVIMGHSKLYNIMVEKDAIYAKPDFSDEDGMRAAELEGEFAELDGWQAEADAGELLIGLGISKDLHDLKMSELSGNDKVRVLLAQALFGNPNILLLDEPTNHLNLESIQWLENFLAKFDGTVIVVSHDRHFLNQVCTHIADIDFGKIELYVGNYDFWYESSQLALKLMQEKNKKTEEKRKELEAFIARFSANASKSKQATSRSKQLEKLKLEDIKPSNRKYPFINFKSEREAGKQLLFIEDLTVSQESDLILNKMNLVVNKGDKIAFVGPNGIPKTTLFKTLMGEIEPTDGSYTWGVTTSQAYFPKDNSEYFDVDLNLVDWLRQYSKDQDESFIRGFLGRMLFSGEEALKKCNVLSGGEKVRCMLSKMMLSAANVLILDEPTNHLDLESITALNNGLVQFDGTMLFVSHDHQFIQTIANRIVEITPNGLIDKQMSYDEYLESSEVQGLREKMYSVTTG from the coding sequence ATGATTTCAGCAAATAATATATCTCTTCGATATGGTAAACGAGCTTTATTTGAAGATGTGAACATAAAGTTTACTCCAGGAAATTGTTATGGTTTGATTGGTGCTAATGGAGCTGGAAAGTCTACTTTTTTAAAGATTTTATCAGGGGAACTTGAAGCTAATAAAGGTACAATCAATATTACTCCAGGAGAAAGACTTGCTGTTTTAAAACAGAACCATTATGAATATGACGAGTATGAAGTGTTAAAAACCGTTATTATGGGTCATAGTAAACTTTATAATATCATGGTGGAGAAAGATGCTATTTATGCGAAGCCTGATTTTTCAGATGAAGATGGCATGCGTGCAGCAGAACTTGAAGGAGAGTTTGCAGAATTGGATGGTTGGCAAGCTGAAGCCGATGCAGGTGAATTATTGATAGGGCTAGGTATTTCTAAAGATCTTCATGATCTAAAAATGTCAGAACTAAGCGGAAACGATAAAGTCCGTGTCTTACTAGCGCAAGCTTTGTTTGGTAATCCCAACATTTTATTATTGGATGAGCCAACTAACCATTTAAATTTAGAGTCCATTCAATGGCTAGAAAATTTTTTAGCGAAGTTTGATGGTACAGTTATTGTTGTTTCCCATGATCGCCACTTTTTAAATCAAGTGTGTACACACATCGCAGATATTGATTTTGGGAAAATAGAGTTATATGTTGGTAATTATGATTTTTGGTATGAATCAAGCCAATTAGCTTTAAAACTAATGCAGGAGAAAAATAAAAAGACAGAAGAAAAACGAAAAGAACTAGAAGCATTTATTGCTCGATTTAGTGCCAACGCTTCAAAATCTAAACAAGCAACATCCCGTAGCAAGCAATTAGAAAAATTAAAACTAGAAGATATTAAACCATCGAATCGAAAATATCCATTCATCAACTTTAAATCTGAAAGAGAAGCTGGCAAACAGTTATTATTTATCGAAGACCTAACAGTTTCTCAGGAAAGTGATTTGATATTAAATAAAATGAACCTTGTTGTAAATAAAGGGGATAAAATCGCTTTTGTAGGACCCAATGGAATACCAAAAACAACATTATTTAAAACATTAATGGGTGAAATTGAACCAACTGACGGTTCTTATACTTGGGGAGTTACTACTTCTCAAGCCTATTTTCCAAAAGATAACTCGGAATATTTTGATGTAGATTTAAATTTAGTGGATTGGCTACGCCAATATTCCAAGGATCAAGATGAATCATTTATTCGCGGGTTTTTAGGAAGAATGTTATTCTCTGGTGAAGAAGCATTGAAAAAATGCAATGTTCTTTCTGGGGGAGAGAAGGTACGTTGCATGTTATCTAAGATGATGCTTAGTGCAGCAAATGTTTTAATATTAGATGAACCTACCAATCATCTTGACTTAGAATCCATTACAGCCCTGAATAATGGTCTTGTTCAATTTGATGGTACTATGTTGTTTGTATCACATGACCATCAATTTATTCAAACTATAGCAAATCGTATTGTAGAAATTACACCTAATGGGTTAATAGATAAACAAATGAGTTATGATGAGTATTTGGAAAGCTCTGAAGTTCAAGGTTTACGTGAAAAGATGTACAGCGTAACAACAGGTTAA
- the metH gene encoding methionine synthase — MSKISIQEQLKRKILILDGAMGTMIQQADLKPEDFGGEDLDGCNEMLVLTRPELISKIHGKYLEAGSDIIETNTFGSTSVVLAEYDLQDRARELSLEAAKLAVEAVNKYSTDEWPRYAAGAMGPTTKTLSVTGGVTFDELEKSYHEQALALIEGGVDVLLLETSQDTLNVKAASIGIQRAFEKLDKKIPVMISGTIEPMGTTLAGQNIESFYISLEHLEPVSIGLNCATGPEFMRDHIRSLSEIADTAISCYPNAGLPDEDGHYHESPESLAKKMAGFAEKGWLNIAGGCCGTTPEHIRALSETMKSFTPRPQTGEHLAAVSGIETVYIDTDNRPYMVGERTNVLGSRKFKRLIAEGKFEEASEIARAQVKGGAHVLDICLQDPDRDEVNDMEKFLQYVVKKVKVPLVIDTTSADVIELSLKYSQGKAIINSINLEDGEEKFENIVPLIHRYGAAVVVGTIDENGQAITREGKLEVAKRSYDLLVNKYGLNPEDIIFDPLVFPVGTGDEQYIGSAKETVEGIRLIKEAMPKCHTILGLSNVSFGLPPAGREVLNAVYLYHCTKAGLDYAIVNTEKLERFASIPEDERRLAEALIFETNDDTLAEFVAFYREKKVEKKEKISNLTLEERLASYIIEGTKEGLFVDLDEALEKYQPLEIINGPLMDGMAEVGRLFNNNELIVAEVLQSAEAMKASVGYLEPHMETTESSVKAKIILATVKGDVHDIGKNLVEIILSNNGYKIVNLGIKVPPEQLIEAYKKEKPDAIGLSGLLVKSAQQMVVTAQDLKNAGIDVPILVGGAALSRKFTKNRIGAEYDGLVLYAKDAMNGLDLANQISNPEQRELLIQKMRELKDSDVMDSRKNKDMPKLTRAVHSNISQDVPVFTPPDTERHVLRNYPLDHLIPYVNMQMLLGHHLGLRGKVDQLIEAHDSKALELKEVVDQIYKEAIYENKIETHGMYQFFPAQSKGNDILIYDPNDHTKVLKTFSFPRQQVEPYLCLADFLKSVDSGYMDYVGFLVVTAGKGIRELAEKLKNQGDYLRSHAIQAVALETAEAFAERIHHMMRDVWGFPDAPDMTMKKRHGARYQGIRVSFGYPACPDLEDQIPLFELMNPEEIGVELTDGCMMEPEASVSAMVFAHPEAKYFSVDKG, encoded by the coding sequence ATGAGCAAAATATCAATACAAGAACAATTAAAAAGGAAAATACTTATATTAGATGGTGCCATGGGTACAATGATTCAACAAGCAGATTTAAAACCAGAAGATTTTGGGGGAGAAGATTTGGACGGTTGTAATGAGATGCTTGTATTAACTCGTCCTGAACTGATCTCTAAGATCCATGGGAAATACTTGGAAGCCGGATCAGATATTATTGAAACGAATACTTTTGGTTCAACTAGTGTTGTTTTAGCAGAGTATGATCTTCAAGACCGAGCTAGAGAATTGAGTCTAGAAGCAGCAAAACTTGCAGTTGAAGCAGTTAATAAATACTCAACTGATGAATGGCCAAGGTATGCAGCTGGAGCGATGGGTCCTACTACAAAAACATTATCAGTTACTGGTGGGGTCACGTTTGACGAGTTAGAAAAGAGTTACCATGAACAAGCATTAGCACTTATAGAAGGCGGAGTAGATGTTTTATTACTTGAAACATCCCAGGATACTTTAAATGTGAAAGCGGCTAGTATCGGGATTCAGCGTGCATTTGAAAAACTAGATAAAAAAATTCCTGTCATGATATCAGGAACAATTGAACCGATGGGAACAACATTAGCAGGTCAAAATATAGAATCATTTTATATATCCTTGGAGCATCTTGAACCTGTATCCATTGGATTAAATTGCGCTACAGGCCCTGAATTTATGAGAGATCACATTCGAAGTCTTTCGGAGATCGCAGATACAGCGATTAGTTGTTATCCTAATGCAGGATTACCGGATGAAGATGGCCATTATCACGAATCACCTGAATCTTTGGCAAAAAAAATGGCGGGTTTCGCTGAAAAAGGTTGGTTAAATATTGCTGGGGGATGTTGTGGAACTACACCAGAACACATTCGAGCTTTATCAGAAACGATGAAGTCATTTACACCTCGCCCTCAAACAGGTGAGCATTTAGCTGCGGTGTCCGGTATTGAAACTGTTTATATTGATACAGATAATAGGCCATATATGGTTGGAGAAAGAACGAACGTACTGGGCTCTAGAAAATTTAAAAGATTAATAGCAGAAGGCAAATTTGAGGAAGCTTCTGAAATTGCCAGAGCGCAGGTTAAAGGTGGAGCACATGTTTTAGATATTTGTTTGCAAGATCCTGACCGAGACGAAGTTAATGACATGGAAAAGTTTCTACAATACGTTGTGAAAAAAGTGAAAGTTCCATTAGTTATTGATACAACAAGTGCAGATGTTATTGAACTCTCTTTGAAGTACTCTCAAGGAAAAGCTATCATCAATTCTATTAACCTCGAAGATGGGGAAGAAAAGTTTGAAAATATTGTCCCGCTAATACATCGATATGGTGCAGCAGTAGTTGTAGGAACAATTGATGAAAACGGACAGGCGATTACTAGGGAAGGGAAGCTGGAGGTTGCAAAAAGATCATATGATTTATTGGTGAATAAGTATGGACTTAACCCTGAGGATATTATATTTGACCCTTTGGTCTTTCCAGTAGGTACAGGGGATGAACAATATATAGGTTCTGCAAAAGAAACGGTTGAAGGAATTCGACTTATAAAAGAAGCGATGCCTAAATGCCATACAATTTTAGGGTTAAGCAACGTATCTTTTGGCTTGCCTCCTGCGGGGCGAGAGGTACTTAATGCGGTGTATTTATATCATTGTACGAAAGCTGGATTAGATTATGCAATTGTGAATACTGAAAAATTAGAACGATTTGCTTCTATACCTGAAGATGAACGACGTTTGGCTGAAGCTTTAATCTTTGAAACAAATGATGATACTTTAGCTGAGTTTGTTGCATTTTATCGTGAAAAGAAAGTAGAGAAAAAAGAAAAAATATCTAACTTAACCTTAGAAGAACGTTTAGCTTCCTATATTATTGAGGGAACTAAAGAAGGATTATTTGTTGATTTAGATGAAGCTTTGGAAAAGTATCAGCCTTTAGAAATCATCAATGGACCACTAATGGATGGTATGGCAGAGGTGGGACGTTTATTTAACAATAATGAGTTGATTGTAGCGGAAGTTTTGCAAAGTGCAGAAGCAATGAAGGCATCTGTAGGTTACTTAGAACCTCATATGGAAACAACGGAATCCTCTGTAAAGGCGAAAATTATATTAGCCACTGTAAAAGGTGATGTTCATGATATAGGTAAAAATCTAGTTGAAATTATTTTGTCCAATAATGGATATAAAATAGTGAACTTAGGAATAAAGGTTCCACCAGAACAATTGATTGAAGCTTATAAAAAAGAAAAACCTGATGCAATTGGTCTTTCTGGCTTGTTAGTTAAATCAGCACAGCAGATGGTAGTTACTGCACAAGATTTAAAAAATGCAGGAATTGATGTGCCAATCCTTGTAGGTGGAGCGGCACTGAGTCGTAAATTTACGAAAAATAGAATTGGAGCAGAATATGATGGTTTAGTTTTATATGCCAAAGATGCCATGAATGGATTAGATTTAGCAAATCAAATCAGTAATCCAGAACAACGTGAGCTCTTAATCCAAAAAATGCGTGAGTTGAAAGATTCAGATGTCATGGATTCAAGAAAAAATAAAGATATGCCTAAACTAACCAGAGCTGTTCACTCTAATATTTCACAGGATGTTCCTGTATTTACACCTCCTGACACTGAAAGACATGTCTTGAGAAACTATCCACTTGATCATTTAATTCCATATGTGAATATGCAGATGTTATTAGGACACCATTTAGGTCTACGTGGAAAAGTAGATCAATTGATTGAAGCTCATGATTCTAAAGCTTTAGAGTTAAAAGAAGTTGTAGATCAAATTTATAAAGAAGCAATTTATGAAAATAAGATTGAAACACATGGGATGTATCAATTTTTCCCTGCCCAATCTAAAGGAAATGATATTCTGATATACGATCCGAATGATCATACAAAAGTATTGAAAACTTTTTCATTTCCACGCCAGCAGGTAGAACCTTATTTATGTTTAGCTGATTTTCTAAAGTCAGTAGATAGTGGTTATATGGATTACGTGGGTTTTTTAGTAGTAACAGCAGGAAAAGGAATTCGAGAATTAGCAGAGAAGTTGAAAAATCAAGGTGACTATCTTCGTTCACATGCCATCCAAGCCGTTGCATTAGAAACTGCTGAAGCATTTGCAGAACGTATACATCATATGATGAGAGATGTATGGGGATTCCCAGATGCACCTGATATGACGATGAAAAAGAGGCACGGTGCTAGATATCAAGGGATACGGGTATCATTTGGATATCCAGCATGTCCAGACCTTGAAGATCAAATACCTTTATTTGAATTAATGAATCCAGAGGAAATAGGGGTGGAATTAACGGATGGTTGTATGATGGAACCAGAAGCTTCTGTATCTGCGATGGTTTTTGCACATCCTGAAGCAAAATATTTTAGCGTAGATAAAGGGTGA
- the rnz gene encoding ribonuclease Z — protein sequence MELEFLGTVAGMPVRERNVTSICLKLLQERGTVWLFDCGEGTQHQILKSSIKLSKLEKIFITHLHGDHIYGLPGILTSRAYSGGKSPLTLYGPKGIKDVVNTTLMMSQAHLEYDLHIEEIPENLNEGILFEDQQFLVEIAKLEHRINSYGYRITEKDQPGPLLSKKLKESGVPPGPLFSKIKKGKDIILENGEKLIAANYVGPALKGRIVVIMGDTRICENSPKLSIDADVLVHESTFTEELHDLAYKYYHTTSLQAAKLAEECNVNELILTHFSSRYQGESLDQLLQEAREIHENTHIAHDFWVFPIKRKNK from the coding sequence TTGGAACTGGAATTTTTAGGAACAGTTGCTGGAATGCCTGTTCGTGAACGAAATGTTACCTCCATTTGTTTAAAATTGTTACAAGAGAGAGGGACTGTATGGCTATTTGACTGTGGTGAAGGAACACAACATCAAATTCTTAAATCCTCTATAAAACTAAGTAAATTAGAAAAGATATTTATTACCCATTTACATGGTGATCATATTTATGGTTTACCTGGTATACTAACAAGTCGTGCTTATTCTGGTGGTAAATCTCCTCTAACACTATATGGACCAAAAGGTATTAAAGATGTGGTGAATACGACCTTAATGATGAGCCAAGCCCATTTAGAGTATGATTTACATATAGAGGAGATCCCTGAAAATTTAAACGAAGGTATTTTATTTGAAGATCAACAATTCTTAGTAGAAATAGCCAAGCTAGAGCATCGTATTAATAGCTATGGATATCGAATTACAGAAAAGGATCAGCCTGGTCCCTTACTATCAAAAAAATTGAAAGAGAGTGGGGTTCCACCTGGTCCCTTATTTTCTAAAATTAAAAAAGGAAAAGACATTATTTTAGAAAATGGGGAGAAGTTAATTGCTGCAAATTACGTTGGTCCAGCTTTAAAAGGAAGAATTGTTGTGATCATGGGAGATACAAGAATTTGTGAAAACTCACCTAAACTGTCTATAGATGCTGATGTTTTAGTACATGAATCTACCTTTACAGAAGAATTACATGATCTTGCATATAAGTATTATCATACTACTTCTTTACAAGCTGCTAAGTTAGCTGAGGAATGTAACGTAAACGAGTTGATATTAACACATTTTAGTTCAAGGTATCAAGGTGAAAGTTTAGATCAATTGTTACAAGAAGCAAGGGAAATACATGAAAATACACACATAGCCCATGATTTTTGGGTATTTCCTATAAAGCGAAAAAATAAATAA